The sequence below is a genomic window from Campylobacter concisus.
TCTATCAAGCAGGCACGCTAAGTGGCAACCCAGTGGCGATGAGCGCTGGTATAGCAGCGATTTCAAAGATAAATAGTGATCCAAATTTATACGCTAGGCTTGAAAAGCTTGCCCTAAAACTAATGGCTGGCTTTAAAGAGGCTGCAAAGAGTGCTGGTATCACCATCCAAACTGATGTTCGTGGCTCGATGTTTGGCTACTTTTTTACAGAGCATGCCGTAAAAAACTACGACGATGCGCTAAAGAGCGACACAAAACTCTTTGCTAAATTTCACCAAGCGATGCTTAAGCGTGGAATTTATCTTGCACCTAGCCAGTTTGAGACGGGATTTGTCTGCGACGCGATGAGTGAAGCTGATATCGATCTAGCGGTAAGCGCAGCCAAAGAGGCGTTTTTGGAGATAAAAGCCTAATGGTAAAATTTAAGATAAAAGATATCGTAGCAGGTGCTGAGCAGCTAAGCCTTGGTGTTTCAATAGTAGTTGCGATCTTGCTTGGCACTGGACTAGGGTATTTTGTAAAAAAAGCTACAAATTTCACGCCAGCTCTTTGGATAGGCTTTGCTATTGGCATCGCAGCTGCTATTTTAAACGTCTATAAAGCTTACAAAGCACAGATAAAAAGCTTAGATGAGCTAAAAGATGAAAGCAGATACAAAGGCTACACAAAAGACGATGATGAGGACGATTAGTAGGCTTTTGATTTGCTATTTTGTGCTTTGGCTGGCTCTTAGCGCGGTTGGCAAATTTATATCAAATCAATTTTTTATAAGCTCACAAATTTCATTTTTTGCCTCGCTTGTCATCCTAACGGCTAGTTTTTTTGCCTACAAAAACCGCATAAATTCTAGACTAGAAAACGCTAGAGATGAAATTTTAGCCAAGATAGAAGAAGAGGACGAAGAGGATGAAGAAATTTTGTCCCAAAATGAGGCAAAAGAGCTTAGCCTAAAAGATGAAAAAGCAAGGCTAAAAAAGCAGAAATTTTCATTTAAAGATAAGAGTTTCGCAGCAGCCTTTATGCCTTACCGCTTAGTGGCTTATGCGATACTTTTTTTTGGATTTATTTTTTTAAAAAATGAAAATTTACTAAATGTGTCTGGCTTTTTAGTTGGGCTTGCTCCGATGCCAATTGGCGCATTTATTTTTGGGCTTATGGAGAATAAATTTAATACCACAAAGGATACTGATGGCAAGTAGCTTTAGGATCATCCGCTCAATGGGACCGCTATTTTTGGGCATGAGTTTGCTTTTTATCGGAAATGGCCTAGTCATCGCATCTTGTAGCGCACTTCTTAAGCAAAATGGAGTGGGCGAGCTAGAGATTGGATTAATTAACACGGGCTTTTTTGTAGGTGCGTTAATTAGCACCATTACAGCTCACAGAGTCATCTCAACTACTGGCCACATAAGAGCATTTGCCATCTTTTCAGCCATTTTTGCAGTTTCAGCTATGCTTCATGCGGTAAATCAAAATTTAGTATTTTGGGCGATATTGCGTGCATTTTTGGGATATTGCTACTACGCGCTTTTGATGGTTATAGAAAGCTGGCTAAATGCAAAAATTCCAAACAAAATAAGATCTCGTGTGATAGCCTTTTATGAAGGCGTTTTTTACACAAGTTTTGGACTTGGCATTTTGATCTTAGCGCTTAACCTTAATATCTTTGAAATTTTCATCATAAGTGCAGCTTTTATCATGCTCTCAAGCATTCCATTAAATTTGATCCGTATAAATCAGCCTCAAATCCCAGAGCGTCAGCCCATAAACATCCCAAAAATTTTTGGTATCGTCCCGCTCGCTCTTGTTGGCGCGCTCATTGCAGGCTTAGCAATAAACGGCTTTTTTTCGATGGCAAGCCTTTTTGTCTTGCTTCAAGGATACGGCACAAAAGAGGCATCTTTTTTTATGACGGTTGCGATGATTGGAGGCTTTTTGGCTCAAGTTTTTATCGGTAGTTTCTCTGATAGATATGGTAGAAGGCCAGCTATTTTGCTTTGTAGTAGCGTGGCTTTAATAAGTGCGGTTTTGTTTTTGCTAAATGGCAAAAATTTAATGGTTGAATATCTGCTTTCATTCTTTTTTGGAGCTGGAATTTTTTGCACATA
It includes:
- a CDS encoding MFS transporter; the protein is MASSFRIIRSMGPLFLGMSLLFIGNGLVIASCSALLKQNGVGELEIGLINTGFFVGALISTITAHRVISTTGHIRAFAIFSAIFAVSAMLHAVNQNLVFWAILRAFLGYCYYALLMVIESWLNAKIPNKIRSRVIAFYEGVFYTSFGLGILILALNLNIFEIFIISAAFIMLSSIPLNLIRINQPQIPERQPINIPKIFGIVPLALVGALIAGLAINGFFSMASLFVLLQGYGTKEASFFMTVAMIGGFLAQVFIGSFSDRYGRRPAILLCSSVALISAVLFLLNGKNLMVEYLLSFFFGAGIFCTYGLSLARANDEITDKTKSVQVARALLFSYSLASLFSPLLMSYAMKIFGAFGFIYVYLVLFAGLISFALTQKTIPQHMRKEYNDRLVARTAGIATIEQNGNFADRENKK
- a CDS encoding AtpZ/AtpI family protein is translated as MVKFKIKDIVAGAEQLSLGVSIVVAILLGTGLGYFVKKATNFTPALWIGFAIGIAAAILNVYKAYKAQIKSLDELKDESRYKGYTKDDDEDD